The following are from one region of the Myxococcus stipitatus genome:
- a CDS encoding AMP-binding protein — protein sequence MAGNFYNAVARAKGPAWRLEGWWRDETVVDDLYRAIKSHPDKTAIVAARYFSRDITRISYAELGMYMDRFAGALLELGVGREQVVAVQLPNWWQFTALALACARIGAVLAPIPPDYRRREVEFILGRTEARMYIGPATWTGFSHRDMLQEAAPALPALRHRVFLGAGSGLAEGELDFDAHFVAHRWEERHPSSRLDGLTARADDVFNILYTSGTTGEPKGVVHSYNTNYAITRALSDTMRLGGEDVISLPSLLTASSGFTYLFQMPLLLGATAVYLDVADPDFHLKLIEEHGISFMYAIPTYYLNMLSAQKRRPRKAGTLRCLATGSTPVPPHLIAEARDVFGVRLHTLWGMTENGAVTLTRHEDPDDWPAHSDGAPVPWMEVKIVPATTEDGSPFPDGAGRLVVRGASQCLGYFLREDVYQACLDSEGWFDTGDLARDDGRGGIRIVGRLKDIIFRHGMKIPVVEVESALYAHPKVREVAVVAHADDRIGGERVCAVVVPRDEAPTLNELRDHLRKAGMSVSYWPDRLELISEMPKTPSGKIRKFLLRERLKEGPASTA from the coding sequence ATGGCTGGAAATTTCTACAATGCCGTCGCGCGAGCAAAGGGGCCTGCCTGGCGTCTCGAAGGCTGGTGGCGCGACGAAACCGTGGTCGATGATCTCTACCGCGCGATCAAAAGCCATCCGGACAAGACGGCGATCGTCGCGGCTCGGTACTTTTCCAGGGACATCACTCGCATCAGCTACGCCGAGCTCGGGATGTATATGGATCGCTTCGCGGGCGCGCTCCTCGAGCTGGGCGTTGGACGCGAGCAGGTGGTCGCGGTGCAGCTGCCCAACTGGTGGCAGTTCACCGCGCTGGCGCTGGCGTGCGCGCGCATCGGCGCGGTGCTCGCGCCCATCCCTCCCGACTATCGACGCAGGGAGGTGGAGTTCATCCTCGGGAGGACCGAGGCGCGCATGTACATCGGGCCGGCGACCTGGACCGGGTTCTCACACCGCGACATGCTCCAGGAGGCGGCGCCGGCGCTCCCGGCCCTTCGCCATCGCGTCTTCCTCGGCGCCGGGAGCGGCCTGGCGGAGGGTGAGCTCGACTTCGACGCGCACTTCGTCGCCCACCGGTGGGAGGAGCGTCATCCCTCCAGTCGCCTGGATGGACTGACGGCCCGGGCGGACGACGTGTTCAACATCCTCTATACGTCCGGGACGACTGGCGAACCCAAGGGCGTGGTCCATTCGTACAACACCAACTACGCCATCACCCGGGCGCTCAGTGACACGATGCGACTGGGAGGGGAGGACGTCATCTCGCTGCCGAGCCTCCTCACCGCGTCGAGTGGCTTCACCTATCTCTTCCAGATGCCGCTCCTGCTCGGGGCGACGGCTGTCTATCTGGACGTGGCGGATCCCGACTTCCACCTCAAGCTCATCGAGGAGCACGGGATTTCGTTCATGTACGCGATCCCCACGTACTACCTGAACATGCTCTCGGCGCAGAAGCGCCGACCGCGGAAGGCGGGCACGCTCAGATGTCTGGCCACCGGCTCGACGCCCGTCCCGCCCCACCTCATCGCCGAGGCGCGGGACGTGTTCGGGGTGCGCCTGCACACGCTCTGGGGCATGACGGAGAACGGCGCCGTCACCCTCACGCGGCACGAGGACCCCGACGACTGGCCCGCCCACAGTGACGGCGCGCCCGTGCCGTGGATGGAGGTGAAGATCGTCCCGGCCACCACCGAGGACGGCTCGCCGTTCCCTGACGGCGCGGGGCGGCTCGTCGTCCGTGGGGCGAGCCAATGCCTGGGCTACTTCCTGCGTGAGGATGTCTACCAGGCGTGTCTGGATTCAGAAGGTTGGTTCGATACCGGTGACCTGGCGCGTGATGACGGGCGCGGTGGCATCCGTATCGTCGGACGGCTCAAGGACATCATCTTCCGGCATGGAATGAAGATTCCAGTCGTGGAGGTCGAATCGGCGCTGTATGCACATCCGAAGGTGCGCGAGGTCGCCGTCGTGGCCCACGCGGATGATCGCATTGGTGGTGAGCGTGTGTGCGCCGTCGTGGTGCCCCGGGACGAGGCACCTACCCTCAATGAGTTGCGAGACCACCTGCGCAAGGCCGGTATGTCCGTGTCCTACTGGCCGGACCGCCTGGAACTGATTTCAGAGATGCCGAAGACGCCCTCCGGGAAGATCCGGAAGTTCCTCCTGCGCGAGCGCCTGAAGGAGGGTCCCGCCAGCACGGCCTGA